Below is a genomic region from Sediminitomix flava.
CTTGTCTCAACTTTGGAATAAGGTATGAGTATTCTGAAAGTAGCGGAAGACTTTTTGCTTGATTGATATTGAGCCAAATGCCTAGGTCAGCTTTTTCATTTAGTTTTGTAATAAAGTCTTCTGAGTTGTAATGACTTTCAGTGTCTTCAAGCGAAGTTAGTTGTTCTAGCGTATGTTTTATGTCAATAGAAATAGTTGGGTGTTCACTTCTGACAACTAGTACTTGAGCATCGTTCCAAGCAATTCCCCACTGACCATTATAGATAACATCCCAATCATTTACTTTTTCTGAGTAACTATGTTGTAAAAAGGTAGCGACTTTTTCTTCCAAGAAAGCTGTTTTGTCAAGTTCTGCGGTAAAGCAAAGAAAAGGAGTACCTGTAATTGTATTCTTGATTCCGTAAGCATACAAATTTTCAAAAACATTGATGCCTATATCTTGGGGAGATTCTAGGGTATTTCCGAGAGGGTGTTGTCCAAACTCTTGAACAAAAAAGTTTGCTATTTGATACTGATCGCTGTCATATATTTCACTTTTCTGAATTAGAGAAGGGGTATTCATTGATACTACAAAAAGTGCATCTTTAGGAATAACCTTTAGCAATCCTTGGTCAGGACTACAGGAAAAAGTGATCAGTGTAATGCAAAAAATACTAAAAAGCCTATATATCATCCTCGGAGTCATATTTACTGGTTTACTTAGCCGCGTTGTATGGAAAAGAGTTCGAAAAGAAATAGAACAGCTAACCTTATCATATTCAATCGTATTAAAGAAATAACGAAAAGAAGTACGTTCTATTTTTGAATCCTTTCACTGATTCCCTGAAAAAGCTATAAATATGTGCAGAAGCTTAGAGTTTTGCAATCATTTTGACACAAGTATTTAAGTTTCCTAGATGAAATAATGCAAGACCGTCACTGATAAAGGCTTTTTTGGTATGAGTTTTTGGTGGGGTGTTCCCTAGTCCGATTGTAATGTGAGGTTGAAAATTATCGAATGCATACAATCGAGCGAAGTTTTTCAAATAGTTTATCGTTTCGTATTTGAAGTGAATATAAGGTGTTGGGTAAAGGCAGTCCGAGTATATTTTGACTTCAGGTTTTACAGTAAATTTTTGAAGAATATCCATTACTTGAATGTGCAGTGTATCCATCCAATTAGATTTTTCGATATTCCAACCGATAGCATTTCCTAACTGATAGCTATTTGCCAATTGGAAAGTATATTCCTTTGGGAAATTTAGCAGTGAAAGTTCACTTTTTAGAGCCGTAAGATTTTCTTCCTCAATAACCCCCATCCCGATCGTAATATGTGGAAAACAGCTTTTTTTGTTTAGTCGGTATTGTCCTTTGATATTTGGGAGGGATTGGTTCACTTGAATGGCTTTGTCAGCCAATTCTTCTGGTAAAAGCATTACAATATCAATGGCAATCATTGTTAATCCTATTATTGTTAGTTATATAGTTTGGAACAGACACACCTAAAAAATTACATAACTCTATTGAGCTTTTAAAATTTATGTCTGATAGTTCGTTTCTTAGTGAGCTATGCTTCAAAGATGCATATGTATAATCCTAAAACCTTTTGCAATACAAAAGGTTTTAGGAAAATTTTAGTTGATTATGCTTGATGGTATTTTTTACTTAACTCAAAAACATGAGTAAATATCTCTTTATCAGCATCTGTAAAACTAGAATTACGTCTGCTTTTTACACGTTCTGCTACCTGATACATTTTGTCTAATTCTGCTACTTCAGAGTTCTCGAAGCCACCCCAAGCAAAAGGAGGGACGTGCTTTGGAGGGAAGCCAGCACCAAAAATATTGGCACAAACACCTACCACAGTTCCTGTATTGAGCATGGTATTGATTCCACAACGAGCATAATCACCCATCATCGTACCACAGAATAACTGATCACTTAACTCTAGGCTATCAGATTTATAGTTCCATACTTTCACATTGCCATAGTTATTCTTCAGGTTTGAGGTATTTGAGTCAGCTCCGAAGTTGCACCATTTACCTACTACAGTATTTCCTACATAGCCTTCATGTACCTTGTTACTATAACCGAAGAAGACCGAGTTTCCAATTTCACCTCCAATTTTGCAATAAGGACCAAAAGTACAATCTTCTCTAATTTTTGCCCCCATATTAATTTGTACACCTTCACAAATGGCTATTGGTCCATGCAAAATACAACCTTCTCTAATAAGAGCATTCTTACCTATATATACTGGTCCGTCTTCTGCATTGATAATTGAGGCTTTGATTTGAGCGCCTTCTTCAATGAAGATATTTCCTTGTCCATAAATAACTGTATGTGGGTCACGGATATGTTGAGTTTGTCTACCTGCAGTTACAATTGGGAAGTCTGCCTCAATCTCTTTTCCATTTTGTAAAAAGATATCCCATTTGTGACGGAGAAGTGTAGGTGCTTCTTTAGGGGAAAACTCAACTTTCTCTTTAATTTCTACTTCTTCTGGTGTCTTATAGACCTTTGAGCTTCGAGTAGCAATAATTACATCTTCAAAAACGAGAGTTTGCTCATGTTGAAGTTGGCTAATCGCTTCATTTAATTCTGGATTAGGACAAACAATTCCATTGATGTATAAATTATCTGTACCAAATTCGGGTTTGTACTTAACTTGTAGATAGTCGTGGGCTAAATATGAAATAGTGTTTTCTGGAAATGCTTTTCTCCATTTGTCAGAAACTTTTAATATACCAATACGAATTTCGCCTATTGGTCTAATGAAAGTGAAAGGCATCAAGTCCTCTCTGTGTTCGGGATTATCCCAGATTAAGATATTCATTATCGTAAGTAAAAAATAATAGTGTGACTTATAATTGTATGGACGCTTCAGAAGTTAACAAATAGGGGAAACTAAAGAAGTTATATTTCTTAAGACAGATGGTAGTTTATCTGCCATAAAATTTAGTTTACTGTACGAAGTAACGTATTCTAAATGGGAAATAAAAAAAACCACAATTCTTTCGAAATGTGGTTTTTTAGGGCATAATAAGTAACAAAACTTATTATTTTCTTCCGTATTTTTTGTTGAATCTTTCAACACGACCAGCTCTTGATACGTGCAAGTTCTTACCAGTGTAGAATGGGTGAGAAGCTGAAGAGATCTCGACTTTGAATACTGGGTAAGTCGCACCTTCAAACTCGATAGTTTCACCTTTAGTATCTACAGTTGAACGAGTCAAAAATTTTTCTTCAGAAGTTAAGTCGTAAAAAACTACTTCTCTATATTCTGGATGGATTCCTTGTTTCATCGCTAAATTAAATTTTTTCGTGAATTCAAATCGGAGTGCAAAAATAACTATTCTTCTTTATTAATCAAACACTTTAGAGGCATAAATAAATCAAAATTAGCAGATTAGAGATTTATTAACGTATTGAAACTGAATTCTATCTTAAGATGAAGCTTTTAGAGCCCTTGACTAACTACGATATTATGCTGTAAAGTATTGATCTGACCGTTTTCATTTAATAAGGTAACAAGAAGTAGATAACGTCCCATTTTTACCAGATTTCCATTCTCATTATGACCGTCCCAACTTAATTCTAAATTAGAGGGGGTCCAT
It encodes:
- a CDS encoding type B 50S ribosomal protein L31: MKQGIHPEYREVVFYDLTSEEKFLTRSTVDTKGETIEFEGATYPVFKVEISSASHPFYTGKNLHVSRAGRVERFNKKYGRK
- a CDS encoding putative sugar nucleotidyl transferase — protein: MNILIWDNPEHREDLMPFTFIRPIGEIRIGILKVSDKWRKAFPENTISYLAHDYLQVKYKPEFGTDNLYINGIVCPNPELNEAISQLQHEQTLVFEDVIIATRSSKVYKTPEEVEIKEKVEFSPKEAPTLLRHKWDIFLQNGKEIEADFPIVTAGRQTQHIRDPHTVIYGQGNIFIEEGAQIKASIINAEDGPVYIGKNALIREGCILHGPIAICEGVQINMGAKIREDCTFGPYCKIGGEIGNSVFFGYSNKVHEGYVGNTVVGKWCNFGADSNTSNLKNNYGNVKVWNYKSDSLELSDQLFCGTMMGDYARCGINTMLNTGTVVGVCANIFGAGFPPKHVPPFAWGGFENSEVAELDKMYQVAERVKSRRNSSFTDADKEIFTHVFELSKKYHQA